The following are encoded together in the Planctomycetia bacterium genome:
- a CDS encoding replication initiation factor domain-containing protein, which produces MTALSLFPESNPEQVGGIRFRIDWFAFTVKGALRSFVLELVAEVLGPEWRTWEVLRRAERRERTKGPFGSLMEVDWKEKWVHVQIKGQGCGAVGVEQLMRLHDVLLAKLGAAYIAKRVDVAWDDYTKSITPAQFRERFWDAARRCKRLEVVCKAKRGHAREDDGPEGGGSYTVGERVSKRLLRIYDKAAESGGKVNAVRIELECKEEVAGDVLHAMAASIGNRSAAALRFLVGFIDFRDVEFGKTIRERRRSAWWQAFVGEAKKAKLSAVERKGMEEWRETFTHQGSSGFRLLVHLRGGDIKAAAEELFRKNPRDNPRHEVWHADLHRLAAEEAAAAEAKGTAGDGDAVA; this is translated from the coding sequence GTGACCGCGTTGTCCCTGTTTCCGGAGTCGAATCCCGAGCAGGTGGGAGGCATCCGTTTCCGCATCGACTGGTTCGCGTTCACCGTGAAGGGTGCGCTGCGGAGCTTCGTGCTGGAGTTGGTTGCCGAAGTCCTTGGGCCGGAGTGGCGGACGTGGGAGGTCCTGAGGCGTGCAGAACGTCGCGAGCGGACCAAGGGGCCCTTCGGCTCGCTGATGGAAGTGGACTGGAAGGAGAAGTGGGTCCACGTCCAGATCAAGGGCCAGGGCTGCGGGGCCGTCGGGGTCGAGCAATTAATGCGTCTGCACGATGTGCTGCTGGCGAAGTTGGGCGCTGCCTACATTGCCAAGCGAGTTGACGTGGCGTGGGACGACTACACCAAGTCGATTACGCCCGCGCAGTTCCGGGAACGGTTCTGGGACGCTGCCCGGCGCTGTAAGAGACTGGAGGTGGTCTGCAAGGCCAAACGCGGGCATGCGCGCGAAGACGATGGGCCGGAGGGCGGCGGCAGCTACACGGTTGGGGAGCGCGTGAGCAAGCGCCTTCTGCGCATCTACGACAAGGCCGCAGAGTCGGGTGGCAAGGTCAACGCGGTTCGCATCGAGTTGGAGTGCAAGGAGGAGGTGGCCGGGGATGTCCTGCACGCGATGGCGGCTTCCATCGGGAACCGCAGCGCCGCGGCGCTGCGGTTCCTGGTAGGCTTCATCGACTTCCGGGACGTGGAGTTTGGGAAGACCATCCGCGAGCGTCGGCGGTCAGCTTGGTGGCAGGCATTCGTCGGGGAGGCGAAGAAGGCGAAACTCAGCGCCGTGGAGCGGAAGGGAATGGAGGAGTGGCGCGAGACGTTTACCCATCAGGGGTCTTCCGGGTTCCGGCTCTTGGTTCACCTGCGCGGGGGCGACATCAAGGCGGCTGCCGAGGAGCTGTTCCGGAAGAATCCGCGGGACAACCCGCGCCATGAAGTTTGGCATGCCGATCTGCACCGCCTGGCCGCGGAGGAGGCGGCTGCAGCGGAGGCGAAAGGAACTGCTGGTGACGGCGACGCGGTGGCGTAG
- a CDS encoding DUF1580 domain-containing protein — MKSDESCRNGIDVARESVLSFAEAARFVGKLKGTKRVAFQTLFRWATKGCRRIVLDTIFVGGSRCTSVEALQRFFTALTVARAAQALDPSRPAAGSGPAEVIPALIEPGDVDAILRQAGIVRDDKEAA; from the coding sequence ATGAAAAGTGATGAATCGTGCAGGAATGGCATCGACGTCGCGCGCGAGTCGGTGCTGTCGTTCGCCGAGGCCGCCCGCTTTGTCGGCAAGCTGAAGGGCACGAAGAGGGTTGCGTTCCAGACGCTGTTCCGCTGGGCGACGAAGGGCTGCCGTCGGATCGTGCTGGACACGATCTTCGTCGGGGGTAGCCGATGCACGTCGGTGGAGGCCCTGCAACGGTTCTTCACGGCGCTGACTGTCGCGCGAGCAGCCCAAGCGCTCGATCCGTCACGACCGGCGGCCGGGAGCGGCCCCGCGGAGGTTATCCCGGCCTTGATCGAGCCAGGTGACGTCGACGCAATCCTGCGTCAGGCTGGAATCGTCCGAGACGACAAGGAGGCCGCGTGA